Proteins from one Dehalococcoidales bacterium genomic window:
- a CDS encoding response regulator transcription factor, whose protein sequence is MTVKILVIEDEPDIADFIRRGLVLKGFEVDVANTGQQGLEIAFTRYPDVVILDLMLPDGDGIDICRELRNSKEIGIIILTARTQVGDRIRGLDAGADDYLPKPFAFEELMARIRAVLRRRNIQTDGVIKVADLYVDLEKRQVRRGVRSIELTKREFELLKLLVQHVGKPLSREFILERVWGYDYEGDTDPVKVYINFLRRKLNSSGEADLIHSLRGYGYTLREKP, encoded by the coding sequence ATGACGGTTAAGATTTTAGTTATTGAGGATGAGCCGGATATCGCGGATTTTATCCGGCGAGGTTTAGTATTAAAGGGCTTTGAGGTTGATGTAGCCAATACGGGTCAGCAGGGTCTGGAGATCGCCTTTACCCGCTATCCTGATGTGGTTATTCTCGATCTGATGCTTCCTGACGGAGACGGAATTGATATCTGCCGGGAGCTCCGCAACAGTAAGGAAATCGGGATTATTATCCTGACCGCCCGCACTCAGGTCGGTGATCGCATACGGGGTCTGGACGCAGGGGCCGATGACTACCTGCCCAAGCCCTTTGCCTTCGAAGAATTGATGGCACGTATTCGTGCCGTACTGCGGAGAAGAAATATTCAGACCGATGGCGTTATCAAGGTAGCTGACCTTTATGTTGATCTTGAGAAACGGCAGGTGCGCCGCGGCGTTAGGTCTATAGAGCTAACTAAGCGTGAGTTTGAACTGTTAAAGCTACTAGTACAGCACGTAGGGAAACCTCTGAGTCGGGAGTTTATTCTCGAGCGGGTATGGGGTTATGACTACGAAGGAGATACCGACCCGGTTAAGGTTTATATCAACTTCCTGAGACGCAAGCTTAATTCAAG